A region from the Salicibibacter cibarius genome encodes:
- a CDS encoding ParM/StbA family protein: MLMAADIGNSETKMYIEDRFLTQPSVVKRVNRVPEIADTNLAQSIARIEEDLLIHVTSDAIKKNGTYFVGNRASKINDMVENINIKLGNKYRHDIPVIVCLGMIAGNEVKTYYESNEELPKVLEIEGNLSTAIPASEHTNERAEHLQKRLEGRTHTVIIYVADQMVTVMVTFNEVNVTTEGVPALYALLTAEDDILKHYDDQYDSKMKPKDMANQHILHADIGDGTTEYIYTEEKNAVLDLSDGARHGVGHATQEAIKLLKNEVGGHLSLNRQQFMNIYQDDTNNLHEAAVQSLDEARYLQAQLILEDIQERAMNTAGRVDKIMVYGGGSIQFYDDLFEDLLDYANEAKIEVIWIPEEYAVNMNINGLKVLNEKLLYTK; this comes from the coding sequence ATGTTAATGGCAGCAGATATCGGGAATTCAGAGACGAAGATGTACATTGAGGATCGTTTTTTAACACAACCATCTGTGGTAAAGCGAGTGAATCGAGTTCCTGAAATAGCAGATACAAATCTTGCACAAAGCATCGCGCGTATTGAAGAAGATCTGCTTATTCATGTGACGAGCGACGCGATTAAAAAGAACGGGACGTATTTTGTCGGAAATCGCGCAAGCAAAATCAATGATATGGTAGAAAATATTAATATTAAACTTGGAAATAAATACAGACACGATATCCCCGTGATTGTTTGCCTCGGAATGATTGCCGGTAATGAAGTCAAAACGTATTATGAGTCGAATGAAGAGTTGCCGAAGGTCTTAGAAATAGAAGGAAATCTGTCAACAGCGATCCCCGCATCGGAACATACCAACGAACGGGCCGAACATTTGCAGAAACGGTTGGAAGGGCGAACACATACGGTCATTATCTATGTAGCGGACCAAATGGTCACAGTTATGGTGACGTTTAATGAAGTCAATGTCACAACCGAAGGGGTGCCCGCGCTTTATGCCCTGCTAACCGCTGAAGATGACATCTTGAAACATTATGACGATCAATATGATTCCAAGATGAAACCGAAAGATATGGCCAATCAACATATTTTACACGCGGATATTGGAGACGGAACGACCGAGTATATTTATACGGAAGAAAAAAATGCAGTGCTTGACCTTAGTGATGGCGCAAGGCATGGCGTTGGGCATGCAACCCAAGAAGCAATAAAACTGTTAAAAAACGAGGTTGGGGGTCACCTCTCTCTTAATCGGCAGCAATTTATGAATATCTATCAAGATGACACCAATAATTTACATGAAGCAGCCGTGCAAAGCTTGGACGAAGCAAGGTACTTGCAAGCGCAACTCATTTTGGAGGACATACAGGAAAGAGCGATGAACACAGCGGGTAGAGTTGATAAAATTATGGTTTACGGTGGGGGAAGCATTCAATTTTACGACGATCTCTTTGAAGATCTTTTGGATTATGCCAACGAGGCAAAAATCGAAGTCATTTGGATACCGGAAGAATACGCGGTGAACATGAATATTAATGGATTAAAAGTCTTGAATGAAAAACTTCTTTATACCAAATAG
- the ychF gene encoding redox-regulated ATPase YchF: MALTTGIVGLPNVGKSTLFNAITQAGAEAANYPFATIDPNVGIVEVPDERLQVLTELVNPKKTVPTAFEFTDIAGIVEGASHGEGLGNKFLSHIREVDAISHVVRCFESGDITHVSGKVDPVRDIEVINLELILADLETVGKRMEKVAKQAKSKDKEALAEHAVLEKLMAALEAEQPARSVNLDDDEEKIAKGFQLLTKKPILYVANVSEDDLMAEEENEHVRRVRDLAATEGAEVITICANIEAEIAELDGGDRTSFLEDLGLDEAGLDRLIRAAYELLGLNTYFTAGEPEVRAWTIRKGTKAPQAAGVIHSDFERGFIRAEVVAYEDLKSYGSTAKAKEDGKVRLEGKDYIVQDGDVIHFRFNV; this comes from the coding sequence ATGGCTTTAACAACAGGCATCGTGGGCTTGCCCAATGTAGGCAAGTCCACGTTATTTAATGCAATTACCCAGGCCGGTGCGGAAGCGGCCAATTATCCGTTCGCGACGATTGATCCAAACGTTGGCATCGTGGAAGTCCCGGATGAACGGTTGCAAGTGTTGACTGAATTAGTGAACCCGAAGAAAACAGTACCGACAGCGTTCGAATTTACCGATATCGCCGGAATTGTGGAAGGGGCAAGCCACGGGGAAGGGCTGGGCAATAAATTTCTTTCCCATATCCGGGAAGTCGATGCCATTTCGCATGTCGTTCGTTGCTTTGAAAGCGGTGATATTACGCATGTATCCGGCAAAGTGGATCCGGTGCGTGACATTGAAGTGATTAACTTGGAATTGATCCTCGCCGATTTGGAGACAGTAGGTAAACGCATGGAAAAAGTTGCAAAACAGGCAAAATCAAAGGATAAGGAAGCACTTGCCGAACACGCGGTGTTAGAGAAGCTAATGGCAGCGCTTGAAGCGGAACAACCGGCACGAAGCGTCAATTTGGACGATGACGAAGAAAAAATCGCGAAAGGCTTTCAATTGTTGACGAAAAAGCCGATCCTATACGTGGCAAATGTGAGCGAAGACGATTTAATGGCTGAAGAAGAAAACGAACATGTCCGGCGCGTACGTGACTTAGCGGCAACAGAAGGGGCAGAAGTGATCACGATTTGCGCAAACATTGAAGCGGAAATCGCGGAGTTGGACGGGGGAGACCGTACGTCTTTCTTGGAAGACCTCGGTCTCGACGAAGCAGGCTTGGATCGCCTCATTCGCGCGGCTTATGAATTGCTCGGTTTAAACACATATTTCACTGCCGGGGAACCGGAGGTGCGTGCCTGGACGATCCGAAAGGGTACGAAAGCTCCGCAAGCGGCCGGTGTCATTCATTCTGACTTTGAACGTGGGTTTATACGTGCCGAAGTTGTTGCATATGAGGATTTAAAATCATACGGATCCACGGCAAAAGCAAAAGAAGACGGGAAAGTTCGATTGGAAGGAAAAGATTACATCGTTCAAGACGGTGACGTGATTCATTTTCGATTTAACGTTTGA
- a CDS encoding DUF951 domain-containing protein yields the protein MSDKAFELHDIVEMKKPHPCGTNRWKIIRMGMDIRIKCQGCGHSVLIPRKTFTRKMKKVLESEES from the coding sequence TTGTCGGACAAGGCATTCGAACTGCATGACATTGTTGAAATGAAAAAACCCCATCCTTGCGGAACGAATCGTTGGAAAATTATTCGGATGGGTATGGATATTCGCATCAAATGCCAAGGATGCGGGCACAGTGTTTTGATTCCGCGCAAAACGTTTACCCGCAAAATGAAAAAAGTATTGGAAAGCGAAGAAAGTTGA